A region of Geobacillus sp. 46C-IIa DNA encodes the following proteins:
- a CDS encoding ribonuclease H family protein has translation MDVQIHWTYITPKKQETVLVSDWIDAQEALRLADDFEKTGRTKALEFIDRNGTAWSKKELEKLLKEFESEPHDVVAYFDGGFDHETAQGGVGAVVYYKQNDHRYRLRANRQLGEIKSNNEAEYAAFWFVMQLLEELGVRHLPVTFRGDSHVVLKQLSGDWPCLEDDYNAWLDRIEAKMRDLGIQPAYEPISRKQNKEADSLARQALDGQLITSRMELTEKG, from the coding sequence TTGGATGTGCAAATCCATTGGACATATATCACGCCGAAAAAGCAAGAAACCGTTCTCGTATCAGATTGGATCGATGCCCAAGAGGCGCTTCGGTTGGCTGATGATTTTGAAAAAACCGGGCGGACGAAGGCGCTTGAGTTCATCGACCGAAACGGGACCGCGTGGTCGAAAAAAGAGCTCGAGAAGCTGCTGAAGGAATTCGAAAGCGAGCCGCATGACGTCGTAGCGTATTTTGATGGCGGGTTTGACCATGAGACGGCTCAAGGCGGCGTCGGCGCGGTTGTGTATTATAAGCAAAATGACCACCGCTACCGGCTGCGCGCCAACCGCCAGCTCGGCGAAATCAAGTCGAACAACGAAGCGGAGTATGCGGCGTTTTGGTTTGTGATGCAGCTGCTTGAGGAGCTTGGCGTCCGCCATTTGCCAGTGACGTTCCGCGGCGATTCTCATGTTGTGTTAAAGCAGCTGTCAGGCGACTGGCCGTGTTTGGAAGACGATTATAACGCCTGGCTTGACCGCATTGAAGCAAAAATGCGCGACCTTGGCATTCAGCCGGCGTATGAGCCGATTTCGCGCAAGCAAAATAAAGAGGCGGATTCGCTCGCGCGCCAAGCGCTCGACGGACAGCTGATCACGAGCCGAATGGAATTGACGGAGAAAGGGTAA